Proteins encoded by one window of Collimonas fungivorans:
- a CDS encoding alpha/beta hydrolase: MDNIKRRTLLGMGVLGASALIAPRVLYAASSSAEQHEIPLWSKPPGGNGPDGPERTNAKGSVTNISRPRLVVYRPERPDGSAVLVIAGGGYGHIERGSESIPAAQWLQSLGVTVFELVYRLPGEGWSNIAPFQDGQRAMRLIRALAPKYELATNRIGILGFSAGGHLAGTTAAEPDARRYQAIDAADQFSARPDFAGLIYPVLTFMPPYDNTRSRREIIGKNPDLAASEEFSVERHVTSGMPPTFLAQAADDPIAPIQNSLLMFNALKAAQIPAEMHVFQDGGHGWGLGKPDSQPRAWPGLFESWTAHNGWIKKA, from the coding sequence ATGGACAACATAAAACGGCGGACCTTGTTAGGAATGGGCGTGCTGGGAGCATCGGCGCTGATCGCCCCGCGCGTGCTTTACGCCGCATCCTCATCCGCGGAACAACATGAGATCCCGCTCTGGTCCAAACCGCCTGGAGGCAATGGCCCCGACGGACCGGAACGGACCAATGCCAAAGGCTCGGTCACCAACATCTCCCGTCCGCGCCTGGTGGTCTATCGTCCCGAACGGCCTGACGGCAGCGCTGTACTGGTGATTGCCGGCGGCGGTTATGGGCATATCGAACGAGGAAGCGAAAGCATCCCGGCAGCCCAGTGGCTGCAATCGCTTGGCGTCACCGTATTCGAACTGGTCTATCGTTTGCCCGGCGAAGGCTGGTCAAACATTGCGCCGTTCCAGGATGGCCAGCGCGCCATGCGCCTGATCCGGGCACTGGCGCCGAAATATGAACTGGCGACCAACCGCATCGGGATACTCGGCTTTTCCGCCGGCGGCCATCTGGCGGGAACCACGGCGGCAGAACCGGATGCCCGGCGCTACCAGGCCATCGATGCGGCCGATCAATTTTCCGCGCGCCCCGATTTCGCCGGATTGATCTATCCTGTGCTCACCTTCATGCCACCCTACGACAACACGCGTTCGCGCCGTGAAATCATCGGCAAAAACCCGGATCTTGCAGCCAGCGAAGAATTCTCGGTGGAACGGCACGTTACCAGCGGCATGCCGCCGACCTTCCTGGCGCAGGCTGCGGACGATCCGATTGCGCCGATCCAGAACAGCCTGCTGATGTTCAATGCGCTCAAGGCCGCGCAGATCCCGGCGGAAATGCATGTGTTCCAGGATGGCGGACATGGCTGGGGGCTGGGGAAACCGGATAGCCAGCCGCGTGCCTGGCCCGGCTTGTTCGAATCCTGGACTGCACATAACGGCTGGATAAAAAAAGCCTGA
- a CDS encoding ExbD/TolR family protein, producing the protein MNFRKGKGRDDPEINLIPFIDVLLVIVIFLMVTTSYSKFTALQITLPTADADKAVVQPQEINVAVSPQGQYAVNNVQVSSKDAASLALDLKNAVQADGAKGDPVVIINADAMATHQTVINVLEAARLAGFDKITFAAQTSGHK; encoded by the coding sequence ATGAACTTCCGCAAAGGCAAGGGTCGCGACGACCCGGAAATCAACCTGATTCCGTTTATCGACGTCTTGCTGGTAATCGTCATTTTCCTGATGGTGACCACCAGCTACAGCAAATTCACCGCGCTGCAAATCACCTTGCCGACGGCTGACGCCGACAAGGCAGTGGTGCAGCCGCAGGAGATCAACGTCGCTGTCAGTCCGCAAGGGCAGTACGCGGTCAACAATGTCCAGGTATCGTCCAAGGATGCGGCATCGCTGGCGCTCGACCTGAAGAATGCGGTGCAGGCCGACGGCGCCAAGGGCGACCCTGTGGTGATCATCAACGCCGATGCCATGGCTACTCACCAGACCGTGATCAATGTACTGGAAGCGGCGCGCCTGGCTGGTTTCGACAAGATCACGTTTGCTGCCCAGACTAGTGGCCACAAATAA
- a CDS encoding LysR family transcriptional regulator — protein sequence MELRHLRYFVIVAEEGNFTRAAKRLNMQQPPLSQQIRMLETELGFALFHRHPKGVDLSIGGEVFLHEAKAILANVAQGAQRAVRAASGIEGIISVGFTSSAAAHPLIPEILRAHRAAKPGVAVKFSEGNAAELTSAIASGKLDLGFLRMPVSRPPGLAFHRLLDEEMLLVLPVGHALLQKRPKKGMPAISLKSLRDEQFIMVRNPGATGMYSNFIDACVRAGFSPKIAVEVDRMLTNICLVASGVGISVVPASMNGFHTDQVAYCRLLESGGGFSAPLTLVCRQTDTLPAVQHFLAEAGRFAKADG from the coding sequence ATGGAATTGAGGCATTTGCGTTATTTTGTGATTGTTGCCGAGGAGGGGAATTTCACGCGTGCGGCGAAACGGTTGAACATGCAGCAGCCCCCGCTCAGCCAGCAGATCCGCATGCTGGAGACCGAATTGGGATTTGCGCTGTTCCACCGGCATCCGAAAGGCGTCGACCTCAGCATCGGCGGCGAGGTGTTTTTGCACGAGGCGAAGGCTATCCTGGCAAATGTCGCCCAGGGCGCGCAGCGTGCGGTGCGTGCGGCAAGCGGGATCGAAGGCATCATTTCGGTAGGGTTCACCAGCTCGGCTGCGGCGCATCCCTTGATCCCAGAGATCCTGCGGGCGCACCGCGCGGCAAAGCCCGGCGTCGCCGTCAAATTCAGCGAAGGCAATGCGGCGGAACTGACCAGCGCGATCGCCTCGGGAAAGCTTGACCTCGGCTTCCTGCGCATGCCGGTCAGCCGTCCTCCCGGTTTGGCGTTCCACCGTCTGCTTGACGAAGAAATGCTGCTGGTCCTGCCCGTCGGACATGCGCTTTTGCAAAAGCGGCCAAAAAAGGGCATGCCGGCAATTTCCCTGAAGTCATTGCGCGACGAACAGTTCATCATGGTCCGCAACCCGGGAGCTACCGGCATGTATTCCAATTTTATCGATGCCTGCGTGCGCGCCGGATTCTCGCCCAAGATCGCTGTCGAAGTCGACCGCATGCTGACCAATATCTGCCTGGTTGCCTCAGGTGTTGGTATTTCCGTTGTGCCGGCATCCATGAATGGCTTCCACACCGACCAGGTGGCGTATTGCCGCCTGCTTGAAAGCGGCGGCGGATTCAGCGCGCCGTTGACCTTGGTGTGCCGGCAGACGGACACGCTGCCGGCCGTGCAACATTTTCTTGCGGAGGCCGGCCGTTTCGCCAAGGCGGATGGATAA
- the sodB gene encoding superoxide dismutase [Fe], which yields MAHTLPPLPYDLDALAPHISKETLEFHYGKHHQTYVTNLNNLVPGTEFENATLEEIVKKSSGGIFNNAAQIWNHTFYWHSLSPQGGGAPTGALADAINAKWGSFDNFKTELTKTAVGTFGSGWAWLVKNADGSLGLVSTSNAATPLTTDAKPLITVDVWEHAYYIDYRNARPKYLEAFWALANWEFASKNFA from the coding sequence ATGGCACACACACTCCCGCCTCTCCCGTACGATCTGGACGCACTGGCTCCGCACATCTCCAAGGAAACCTTGGAATTCCACTATGGTAAGCATCACCAGACTTATGTGACCAACCTGAACAACCTGGTTCCGGGCACAGAATTCGAAAACGCTACCCTGGAAGAAATCGTCAAGAAATCGTCCGGCGGCATTTTCAACAATGCGGCGCAGATCTGGAACCATACGTTCTACTGGCACAGCCTTTCGCCACAAGGTGGCGGCGCACCAACCGGCGCATTGGCAGATGCGATCAATGCAAAATGGGGTTCGTTCGACAATTTCAAGACTGAACTGACCAAGACCGCAGTCGGCACTTTCGGCTCCGGCTGGGCATGGCTGGTGAAGAATGCTGACGGTTCGCTCGGCCTGGTGTCGACTTCGAATGCAGCCACTCCGCTGACCACCGACGCCAAGCCGCTGATTACTGTCGACGTCTGGGAACATGCTTACTACATCGACTACCGCAACGCCCGTCCAAAATACCTGGAAGCATTCTGGGCATTGGCGAACTGGGAATTTGCTTCGAAGAATTTCGCATAA
- the xseA gene encoding exodeoxyribonuclease VII large subunit, whose protein sequence is MNFSSDTDLRSSGPPVLTVSALNQAVARLLERSFPLAWVAGEISNFKSYASGHWYFTLKDDTAQVRGVMFKGRAQHAGFTPRDGDKVEVRALVTLYAARGDYQLNVEAIRRAGVGNLYEAFLRLKEKLNAEGLFDPARKRPLPPFARTIGIVTSLQAAALRDILSALARRAPHVRVILYPTPVQGDGAAEKIARAINTAAARAECDLLLVCRGGGSIEDLWSFNDEAVARAIVAAPMPVISGVGHETDFTIADFAADLRAATPTAAAELATVPRAEWLATLETHADDLTRALRRRLAETSQTLDWLSRRLSSPATTIAHERVKLQSLQTRLLHATRIPLTQSRHALLNLRTRWAAQMPSTIAPRIALLEQGRRLNGALAAQNRDRRQALAALNAQLELLNPQRTLERGYAIVSDAKGHVIRTPQALQPRHVITVQLAEGSAQVGIDSVQATLD, encoded by the coding sequence ATGAATTTCTCCAGCGACACCGACCTCCGTTCCAGCGGACCGCCAGTACTGACGGTTTCCGCCTTGAATCAAGCCGTGGCGCGTTTGCTGGAACGCAGCTTCCCGCTGGCCTGGGTGGCAGGCGAGATATCGAATTTCAAAAGCTACGCTTCCGGCCACTGGTACTTCACCTTGAAAGACGATACGGCGCAAGTGCGCGGCGTGATGTTCAAGGGCCGCGCCCAGCATGCAGGTTTCACCCCGCGCGACGGCGACAAGGTGGAAGTGCGGGCGCTGGTGACGCTGTACGCTGCGCGCGGCGACTACCAGCTCAACGTCGAAGCGATCCGGCGCGCCGGCGTCGGCAACCTGTACGAAGCGTTCTTGCGCCTGAAAGAAAAACTCAATGCGGAAGGCTTGTTCGATCCGGCCCGCAAACGGCCGCTGCCGCCATTCGCCCGCACCATAGGCATCGTCACCAGCCTGCAGGCGGCGGCGCTGCGCGATATCCTGAGCGCCCTGGCGCGGCGTGCGCCGCATGTGCGCGTGATCCTTTATCCGACCCCGGTCCAGGGCGACGGCGCGGCGGAGAAAATCGCGCGCGCCATCAATACCGCTGCCGCGCGCGCCGAATGCGATCTGCTGCTGGTGTGCCGCGGCGGCGGCAGCATCGAAGATTTATGGTCGTTCAATGACGAAGCGGTAGCGCGCGCCATCGTCGCCGCGCCCATGCCGGTGATTTCCGGGGTCGGCCATGAAACCGACTTCACGATTGCCGATTTTGCCGCCGACCTGCGCGCCGCCACCCCGACCGCCGCCGCCGAACTGGCGACAGTGCCACGCGCCGAATGGCTGGCGACGCTAGAGACGCATGCTGACGACCTGACCCGCGCCCTGCGCCGGCGGCTGGCTGAAACCAGCCAGACCCTGGATTGGCTGAGCCGGCGCCTGAGCAGCCCGGCCACCACCATCGCCCACGAGCGGGTCAAGCTGCAAAGCCTGCAAACCAGGCTGCTGCACGCCACCCGTATTCCGTTGACGCAATCGCGTCACGCGCTGCTGAACTTGCGCACCCGCTGGGCCGCGCAAATGCCCAGCACGATTGCACCGCGCATCGCGCTGCTGGAACAGGGCCGACGCCTCAACGGCGCGCTGGCGGCGCAAAACCGCGATCGCCGCCAGGCATTGGCAGCGCTCAATGCGCAGCTGGAACTGCTGAATCCGCAACGCACGCTGGAACGCGGCTACGCCATCGTTTCGGACGCCAAGGGCCATGTGATCCGGACGCCGCAGGCGCTGCAGCCGCGCCACGTGATCACCGTGCAGCTGGCCGAAGGCAGCGCCCAGGTCGGCATAGACAGCGTGCAGGCGACGCTGGATTGA
- a CDS encoding MotA/TolQ/ExbB proton channel family protein, whose amino-acid sequence MFAIIQAAGWPIWLLLIASIIATALIIERLVYLRRPRILPPQLLQEVIRVYHNGKVNKEVLTNLETNSPLGRVLAAGLRNVDAPRDLMKESIEEAGQATAHELERFLTTLGTIASLAPLMGLFGTVVGMIEIFGATNGAGADPAQLGHGISVALYNTGFGLAIAMPALIFYRHFRALVDGFVVDMEQQAVKFVDTVHGARK is encoded by the coding sequence TTGTTTGCCATTATTCAAGCTGCGGGCTGGCCGATCTGGCTGTTGCTGATTGCCTCCATCATTGCCACCGCATTGATTATCGAACGTCTGGTTTACCTGCGCCGGCCGCGCATCCTGCCGCCGCAGCTGCTGCAGGAAGTGATACGGGTTTATCACAACGGCAAGGTCAATAAGGAAGTCCTGACCAACCTGGAAACCAATTCGCCGCTGGGCCGGGTGCTGGCTGCCGGCCTGCGCAACGTCGATGCGCCGCGCGACCTGATGAAAGAGTCGATCGAAGAAGCTGGCCAGGCTACCGCCCATGAACTGGAGCGGTTCCTGACTACGCTCGGCACGATTGCCTCGCTGGCGCCGCTGATGGGCTTGTTCGGCACCGTGGTCGGCATGATTGAAATCTTTGGCGCGACCAACGGCGCCGGCGCCGACCCTGCGCAGCTGGGCCACGGCATTTCGGTAGCCTTGTACAACACCGGCTTCGGCCTGGCGATCGCCATGCCGGCGCTGATTTTCTACCGCCATTTCCGCGCGCTGGTCGATGGCTTCGTGGTTGACATGGAGCAGCAGGCTGTAAAATTTGTCGATACCGTTCACGGCGCACGCAAATGA